In Stenotrophomonas sp. ESTM1D_MKCIP4_1, a single genomic region encodes these proteins:
- a CDS encoding toxic anion resistance protein: MTQDSQHPGTLVPATATPSALDDGALQALGLVAEDLPRIAEIRRELDDLRPGNLQVFGREAASRTAAFSSQLLDQVRNRDLDASGDKLGEVVRIARSLKLDGFAQRSKVPVIGGLIDRLRVSKGELVQKFSDTNAQIEQLLGDVGVQQALMGKRVGEFDRMHEIVREERHALGLYAAAGKQRLAELQTEQLAGQGSEDPQQRIRQSEVDNAIRLIEKRVSDLQLMQHAADQSLPMIRLIQANALQLIEKFNTVREITIPSWKRQFAIQLSLGEQKAAVELSTAIDDATNEMMRRNADLLRQSSVDTARSNQRGVIDVATLRHVHDQLIATVEEVRSIHREGMQQRQQAEVELSRLREDLQQRLAAPTAP, encoded by the coding sequence ATGACCCAGGACAGCCAGCACCCGGGCACCCTCGTGCCCGCCACGGCCACCCCTTCCGCTCTCGACGATGGCGCGCTGCAGGCATTGGGCCTGGTGGCCGAGGACCTGCCACGCATCGCCGAGATCCGCAGGGAACTGGACGACCTGCGTCCGGGCAACCTGCAGGTCTTCGGTCGCGAAGCGGCATCGCGCACCGCGGCGTTTTCCAGCCAGCTGCTGGACCAGGTACGCAACCGTGACCTCGATGCCAGCGGTGACAAGCTGGGCGAAGTGGTGCGCATCGCCCGCAGCCTGAAACTCGATGGATTCGCCCAGCGTTCCAAGGTGCCGGTGATCGGTGGCCTGATCGATCGCCTGCGCGTGTCCAAGGGGGAACTGGTACAGAAGTTCAGCGATACCAATGCGCAGATCGAGCAGTTGCTGGGCGATGTGGGCGTGCAGCAGGCGCTGATGGGCAAGCGTGTGGGCGAGTTCGACCGCATGCACGAGATCGTGCGGGAGGAGCGCCATGCGCTGGGCCTGTACGCCGCTGCCGGCAAGCAGCGCCTGGCCGAGCTGCAGACCGAGCAGTTGGCGGGGCAGGGCAGTGAGGATCCGCAGCAGCGCATCCGCCAGAGCGAGGTCGACAATGCGATCCGCCTGATCGAAAAGCGCGTCTCCGACCTGCAGCTTATGCAGCATGCGGCCGATCAGTCGCTGCCGATGATCCGCCTGATCCAGGCCAACGCGCTGCAGTTGATCGAAAAGTTCAACACGGTGCGCGAGATCACCATCCCGTCGTGGAAGCGCCAGTTCGCCATCCAGCTTTCGCTGGGCGAGCAGAAGGCCGCGGTCGAGTTGTCCACGGCCATCGACGATGCGACCAACGAGATGATGCGACGCAATGCCGACCTGCTGCGCCAGTCTTCGGTGGATACGGCGCGCAGCAACCAGCGCGGCGTGATCGACGTGGCCACGCTGCGTCATGTGCATGACCAGTTGATCGCCACGGTCGAGGAAGTGCGCAGCATCCATCGCGAGGGCATGCAGCAGCGCCAGCAGGCTGAAGTTGAACTGTCGCGCCTGCGCGAGGATCTGCAGCAGCGCCTGGCGGCCCCCACCGCCCCCTGA
- a CDS encoding LysR family transcriptional regulator, with translation MSTSLLPPLNALRAFEATARLGGVGRAAQALHVTHGAVSRQLKLLEDHLGLPLFQRAGRGLRLTEAGQRLHAACGEAFAGIEGCVRELRQPARSPALVLGCSGSVLARWMIPRLPALQAALPGVNLQWSALDGAFTEAQAALDAVLLLAQGPWPRGWQIRELAPERVGVVVAPSHPAAQRLRHVPPDALLHETLLHTSSRPQAWPAWAQAHGLDPARLQMGTGFEHLYYLLEAAVAGLGPAIAPEPLVAEDLAAGRLIAPWGFSATGGFWVLARPDGPADPRVDALADWAMEQL, from the coding sequence ATGAGCACCTCCCTGCTGCCACCCCTCAATGCCCTGCGTGCCTTCGAGGCCACCGCCCGCCTGGGCGGCGTGGGCCGCGCTGCACAGGCCCTGCACGTCACCCATGGTGCGGTGAGCCGGCAGCTGAAACTGCTGGAAGACCACCTGGGCCTGCCGCTGTTCCAGCGTGCCGGGCGCGGGCTGCGCTTGACCGAGGCCGGGCAGCGCCTGCACGCGGCCTGCGGCGAGGCCTTTGCCGGCATCGAGGGCTGCGTGCGTGAACTGCGCCAGCCGGCACGATCACCGGCATTGGTGCTGGGCTGCAGTGGCAGCGTGCTGGCGCGCTGGATGATTCCGCGGCTGCCGGCATTGCAGGCCGCCCTGCCCGGGGTGAACCTGCAATGGTCGGCGCTGGACGGCGCGTTCACCGAGGCGCAGGCCGCGCTGGACGCCGTCCTGCTGCTGGCGCAGGGGCCGTGGCCGCGCGGCTGGCAGATACGCGAGCTGGCCCCGGAACGAGTGGGCGTGGTGGTGGCGCCCTCGCACCCCGCCGCGCAGCGGCTGCGCCATGTGCCGCCCGATGCGCTGCTTCACGAAACACTGCTGCACACCAGCTCGCGCCCGCAGGCATGGCCGGCGTGGGCACAGGCGCACGGGCTGGACCCGGCCCGGTTGCAGATGGGCACCGGCTTCGAGCACCTGTACTACCTGCTGGAAGCGGCGGTTGCCGGGCTGGGGCCGGCGATCGCGCCGGAGCCGCTGGTGGCCGAGGATCTGGCCGCCGGACGCCTGATCGCGCCGTGGGGGTTTTCCGCCACGGGCGGGTTCTGGGTGCTGGCGCGCCCCGATGGCCCGGCCGACCCGCGCGTGGATGCACTGGCCGACTGGGCGATGGAGCAGCTGTAG
- the trpB gene encoding tryptophan synthase subunit beta produces MSASPIADYHAFPDAQGHFGRYGGSFVAETLVGPLQELAQAYDQARQDPAFQQAYDRDLAHYVGRPSPIYHAERLSDHVGGAQILLKREDLNHTGAHKINNTIGQALLAARMGKKRIIAETGAGQHGVASATVAARLGLECVVYMGATDIERQKINVYRMKLLGATVVPVTSGSATLKDALNEAMRDWVTNVQDTFYIIGTVAGPDPYPRMVRDFNAIVGREAREQMLAEYGRLPDAITACVGGGSNAIGLFHAFLNDRQVEIFGAEAAGDGIHTGRHAASIAAGRPGVLHGNRTYVLCDDDGQIIETHSVSAGLDYPGVGPEHAFLADSGRARYLGITDEEALQAFHLLAHTEGILPALESSHALAQAIKLARERPRDQIVLCNLSGRGDKDVHTIAAREGLVL; encoded by the coding sequence ATGTCTGCCTCCCCCATTGCCGACTACCACGCCTTCCCGGATGCCCAGGGCCACTTCGGTCGCTACGGCGGCAGTTTCGTCGCCGAAACCCTGGTCGGCCCGCTGCAGGAACTGGCCCAGGCCTATGACCAGGCCCGCCAGGACCCTGCATTCCAGCAGGCCTACGACCGCGACCTGGCCCATTACGTGGGCCGGCCGAGCCCGATCTACCACGCCGAGCGCCTCAGCGACCACGTCGGCGGCGCGCAGATCCTGCTCAAGCGCGAGGACCTGAACCACACCGGCGCGCACAAGATCAACAACACCATCGGCCAGGCCCTGCTGGCCGCGCGGATGGGCAAGAAACGCATCATCGCCGAGACCGGCGCCGGCCAGCACGGCGTGGCCAGTGCAACCGTCGCCGCGCGCCTGGGCCTGGAATGCGTCGTCTACATGGGCGCTACCGACATCGAGCGGCAGAAGATCAACGTCTACCGCATGAAGCTGCTGGGCGCGACGGTTGTGCCGGTCACTTCCGGTTCGGCCACCCTGAAGGACGCGCTCAACGAAGCGATGCGCGACTGGGTGACCAACGTGCAGGACACCTTCTACATCATCGGCACCGTCGCAGGCCCGGACCCGTACCCGCGCATGGTGCGTGACTTCAACGCCATCGTCGGCCGCGAAGCACGCGAACAGATGCTGGCCGAGTACGGCCGCCTGCCCGATGCGATCACCGCCTGCGTCGGCGGCGGCAGCAACGCCATCGGCCTGTTCCATGCTTTCCTCAACGACCGCCAGGTCGAGATCTTCGGCGCCGAAGCGGCCGGTGACGGCATCCATACCGGTCGCCACGCCGCCTCCATCGCCGCCGGCCGCCCCGGCGTGCTGCACGGCAACCGCACCTACGTGCTGTGCGACGACGATGGCCAGATCATCGAGACCCATTCGGTCTCGGCCGGCCTGGATTACCCCGGCGTCGGCCCGGAGCACGCCTTCCTGGCCGACAGCGGCCGTGCACGTTACCTGGGCATCACCGACGAAGAAGCCCTGCAGGCCTTCCACCTGCTGGCGCATACCGAAGGCATCCTGCCGGCACTGGAATCCAGCCATGCGCTGGCCCAGGCCATCAAGCTGGCACGCGAACGCCCGCGCGACCAGATCGTGCTGTGCAACCTGTCCGGCCGTGGCGACAAGGACGTGCAC
- a CDS encoding DNA repair ATPase — protein MSETHPSAETTAPEAGGNTVDQAVAQGGAYEVLRRRLGEQGQRLQALAETLNRQRLAEFGDSRLEVVGRFRIRSENNCVGRDIVQVGPDRLLFGYNVFIGLKTHTRIEDVFGLYRLVQGKEGYDVASLELKGSFLDQPGFVHDFNELYAYYKHARLLQLIVVGDKLLASFQIGERSSDVRVFRWAMSREGELTYLDARGERDIALPPPFDFEWTKATRDLAVNGRHSHLNILDTLFVETTGGDLTIKVENNTETGQGIYSEPVEDSTQSLDDAQFEFARVGSLLLLKVLPYRETLWRGLIYNTLTGDIVRNDAIVQACVQLPEDHGVIFPGGYYLQGGEHKAFDASMAGMQFKRSIRSPNGEDVLYIFYEREGGRSALFVYNTIQRVLQNPVFGHGYAFMQDGRMVLFHAEGVEPTRIHPMQVWQTPFSSDEFAASRPPGNTFMGRIGNAELVRGISNLYNLAREIEGEDVSVQRYQRLVADTRRLFDAHHWLGDEACDGAEALLRQISATGESVLDEYEKVQSIREQSAQAMVEAEATYKALLGRLQPQNWNEVQAFVEALNDITALRGRLLTLRELRYIDTARIEAMAAELVQAQDRVGAATGTFLAGDAALAPLGSRLQALDEAAQQASSARLLDEQLDGMRGMAADLDMLSELMAGLKVDDATARTRVVESISALYGRLNQARTRAEQRRRTLGSAEAVAQFAAQFALFSQSITSALAMASDPEKADEQLSRLLVQLEELESQFGEHEQFLGDILSKREELVEAFETHKQALLDDRQRKARSVLDAANRILDGLAKRTERFASADELNAFFAGDPLILKLRELAERLRALRDNVKADDIEARLKGVRDQAVRQLRDRSDLYEAGGNVVRLGPRHRFSVNTQTLDLTLLPRGDTLAIHLTGTDFLETLHDPELDALKPFWPVTLDSESEAIYRGEYLAGSLLLAAQAGQDGLDLAQLQHEVADPAALDQRVRAFAAPRYREGYERGIHDHDAALILRALLPLQQSAGTLRHAPHVRALALLFWAAEQRNEAVAQWPARQAGADAIARLFGSDEGRQALRAEMAVALEAFVQAQALPFDAAAIEGAAAYLADELGAGDPVFASSRHALALLEALQQQLEQAGQREALERALQRGQDPLSLRWALAGQWLRALGRLPAHAAHAGYVDEAAALLMVQRQLRTRASDATLRVEVSGLLGEHPRIQQGTLALSLDDFLARLQAHVQQFVPAFHAYQAVRQGIINRERQTLRLSEFKARPLSSFVRNKLINDVYLGVIGDNLAKQMGTVGENKRSDLMGLLMMISPPGYGKTTLMEYVAHRLGLVFMKINGPALGHDVRSLDPEQAPDATSRQELEKLNLALEMGNNTMLYVDDIQHTHPEFLQKFISLCDGTRRIEGVWRGRTRTYDMRGKKFCVVMAGNPYTESGEVFKIPDMLANRADIYNLGDVLGGMEAAFTLSYIENSLTSNPVLAPLATRDMADLYLLVDRAMGKDVSTNGLSHAYSGAEINEITATLQRMLRVRDVVYRVNQQYIASAAQDDRYRTEPPFRLQGSYRNMNKLAEKISPVMNEDELQQLISDHYLGEAQLLTTGAEENLLKLGELRGVLDDAQAQRWAQIKRDFLRNKAMGADDSDVGGRVVAQLADIATALQLPPPPAPVSAAEPAPWPALLEALQRLAEVRPAAAAPVPVAEPVAIAAPSAAATPLADDLQAGLAPLVQLLAASQAQQAQVSQTLAAFAGWARQQVEGAAGNSATAVRRPRVRRASTPEERALDEALMRHFYGESLPADAADGGSADSTPMPPPLP, from the coding sequence ATGTCTGAAACCCATCCGTCCGCCGAAACCACCGCGCCGGAGGCCGGCGGCAACACCGTCGACCAGGCGGTTGCCCAGGGCGGTGCCTACGAAGTCCTGCGCCGCCGCTTGGGCGAACAGGGCCAGCGCCTGCAGGCGCTGGCCGAGACGCTCAACCGCCAGCGCCTGGCGGAATTCGGCGACAGCCGGCTGGAGGTGGTCGGCCGCTTCCGTATCCGCAGCGAGAACAACTGCGTCGGCCGTGACATCGTCCAGGTCGGGCCCGACCGCCTGTTGTTCGGCTACAACGTGTTCATCGGGCTCAAGACCCACACCCGCATCGAGGATGTGTTCGGCCTGTACCGGCTGGTGCAGGGCAAGGAGGGATACGACGTCGCGTCGCTGGAGCTGAAGGGCAGCTTCCTCGACCAGCCCGGTTTCGTGCACGATTTCAACGAGCTGTACGCCTATTACAAGCATGCGCGCCTGCTGCAGCTGATCGTGGTGGGCGACAAGCTGCTGGCCTCGTTCCAGATCGGTGAGCGCAGCAGTGACGTGCGCGTGTTCCGCTGGGCGATGTCCCGCGAAGGCGAACTGACCTACCTCGATGCGCGCGGCGAACGCGATATCGCACTGCCGCCGCCGTTCGATTTTGAATGGACCAAGGCCACCCGCGATCTCGCGGTCAACGGTCGGCATTCGCATCTGAACATCCTCGACACCCTGTTCGTGGAAACGACCGGTGGTGACCTGACCATCAAGGTCGAGAACAACACCGAAACCGGGCAGGGCATCTACAGCGAGCCGGTGGAGGACAGCACCCAGTCGCTGGACGACGCCCAGTTCGAGTTCGCCCGTGTCGGTTCGCTGCTGCTGCTGAAGGTGCTGCCCTACCGCGAAACCCTGTGGCGCGGCCTGATCTACAACACCCTCACCGGCGACATCGTGCGCAACGACGCCATCGTCCAGGCCTGCGTGCAGCTGCCGGAAGACCACGGCGTGATCTTCCCCGGTGGCTATTACCTGCAGGGCGGCGAACACAAGGCCTTCGACGCCTCGATGGCAGGCATGCAGTTCAAGCGCAGCATCCGCTCGCCCAACGGCGAAGACGTGCTGTACATCTTCTACGAGCGGGAAGGTGGGCGTTCTGCGCTGTTCGTCTACAACACCATCCAGCGCGTGCTGCAGAACCCCGTGTTCGGCCACGGTTACGCCTTCATGCAGGACGGGCGCATGGTGCTGTTCCATGCCGAGGGCGTCGAACCCACCCGCATCCATCCGATGCAGGTGTGGCAGACCCCGTTCAGCAGTGACGAGTTCGCTGCCAGCCGCCCGCCCGGCAACACCTTCATGGGCCGCATCGGCAATGCCGAGCTGGTGCGGGGCATTTCCAATCTGTACAACCTGGCCCGCGAGATCGAAGGCGAGGATGTGTCGGTGCAGCGCTACCAGCGCCTGGTGGCCGACACCCGCCGCCTGTTCGACGCACACCACTGGCTGGGCGACGAGGCCTGTGATGGCGCCGAGGCACTGCTGCGGCAGATCAGTGCCACCGGCGAGTCCGTGCTCGATGAGTACGAAAAGGTCCAGTCCATCCGCGAGCAGTCGGCACAGGCGATGGTCGAGGCCGAGGCGACCTACAAGGCACTGCTGGGCCGGCTGCAGCCGCAGAACTGGAACGAGGTCCAAGCCTTCGTCGAAGCACTCAACGACATCACCGCGCTGCGCGGGCGCCTGCTGACCCTGCGCGAGCTGCGCTACATCGACACCGCCCGCATCGAAGCCATGGCCGCCGAGCTGGTGCAGGCACAGGACCGCGTCGGTGCCGCGACCGGCACCTTCCTGGCCGGCGATGCCGCACTGGCACCGCTGGGCAGCCGCCTGCAGGCCCTGGATGAAGCTGCCCAGCAGGCCAGCAGCGCGCGCCTGCTGGACGAGCAGCTGGACGGCATGCGCGGCATGGCTGCCGACCTGGACATGCTGTCCGAGCTGATGGCCGGGCTGAAGGTGGACGATGCCACGGCGCGCACCCGCGTGGTCGAGTCGATTTCGGCGCTGTATGGCCGGCTGAACCAGGCGCGCACGCGCGCCGAACAGCGCCGACGCACCCTGGGTTCGGCCGAGGCCGTGGCCCAGTTCGCCGCGCAGTTCGCGCTGTTCTCGCAGTCCATCACCAGTGCGCTGGCGATGGCCAGCGACCCGGAGAAGGCCGACGAACAGCTGTCGCGCCTGCTGGTGCAGCTGGAAGAGCTGGAAAGCCAGTTCGGTGAGCACGAGCAGTTCCTCGGCGACATCCTCAGCAAGCGCGAGGAACTGGTCGAGGCGTTCGAGACGCACAAGCAGGCGCTGCTGGACGACCGCCAGCGCAAGGCGCGGTCGGTGCTCGATGCAGCCAACCGCATCCTGGATGGGCTGGCCAAGCGCACCGAGCGCTTTGCCAGCGCCGATGAACTCAACGCGTTCTTTGCCGGCGATCCGCTGATCCTCAAGCTGCGCGAACTGGCCGAGCGGCTGCGCGCGTTGCGCGACAACGTCAAGGCCGACGACATCGAAGCGCGCCTGAAGGGCGTGCGTGACCAGGCGGTGCGCCAGCTGCGCGACCGCAGTGACCTCTATGAAGCCGGTGGCAACGTGGTCCGGCTCGGGCCGCGCCACCGCTTCAGCGTCAACACCCAGACGCTGGACCTGACCCTGCTGCCGCGCGGCGACACGCTGGCCATCCACCTCACCGGCACCGATTTCCTGGAAACCCTGCACGACCCGGAACTGGATGCGCTCAAACCGTTCTGGCCGGTGACGCTGGATTCGGAATCCGAAGCGATCTACCGCGGTGAATATCTGGCCGGCAGCCTGCTGCTGGCTGCGCAGGCCGGACAGGATGGGCTGGACCTGGCCCAGCTGCAGCACGAAGTAGCGGATCCGGCCGCGCTGGACCAGCGCGTACGCGCCTTCGCCGCACCGCGGTACCGCGAAGGCTACGAACGCGGCATCCACGATCACGATGCCGCGCTGATCCTGCGCGCACTGCTGCCCCTGCAGCAGTCGGCGGGCACCTTGCGCCACGCGCCACATGTGCGTGCACTGGCCCTGCTGTTCTGGGCGGCCGAGCAGCGCAACGAAGCCGTGGCGCAGTGGCCGGCCCGCCAGGCCGGTGCCGATGCCATCGCTCGCCTGTTCGGGTCCGACGAGGGCCGTCAGGCGCTGCGCGCGGAAATGGCTGTTGCCCTGGAAGCGTTCGTGCAGGCGCAGGCGCTGCCGTTCGACGCCGCCGCGATCGAAGGTGCGGCCGCCTACCTGGCGGACGAACTGGGCGCCGGTGACCCGGTGTTTGCCAGCAGCCGGCATGCGCTGGCGCTGCTGGAAGCACTGCAGCAGCAGCTTGAGCAGGCCGGGCAGCGCGAGGCGCTGGAACGCGCGCTGCAGCGCGGGCAGGATCCGCTGTCGCTGCGCTGGGCGCTGGCCGGGCAGTGGCTGCGCGCGCTGGGCCGGCTGCCGGCCCATGCCGCCCATGCCGGTTACGTCGACGAGGCTGCCGCATTGTTGATGGTGCAGCGCCAGCTGCGCACCCGCGCCAGTGATGCCACGCTGCGGGTGGAGGTGAGCGGCCTGCTGGGTGAGCATCCGCGCATCCAGCAGGGCACGCTGGCGCTGTCGCTGGATGATTTCCTGGCCCGCCTGCAGGCACACGTGCAGCAGTTCGTGCCCGCATTCCACGCCTACCAGGCCGTGCGCCAGGGCATCATCAACCGCGAGCGGCAGACCCTGCGCCTGTCCGAATTCAAGGCGCGGCCGCTGTCCTCCTTCGTCCGCAACAAGCTCATCAACGACGTCTACCTCGGCGTCATCGGCGACAACCTGGCCAAGCAGATGGGCACGGTGGGCGAGAACAAGCGCAGCGACCTGATGGGCCTGCTGATGATGATTTCGCCACCGGGCTACGGCAAGACCACGCTGATGGAATACGTGGCACACCGGCTGGGCCTGGTCTTCATGAAGATCAACGGCCCGGCGCTGGGCCACGACGTGCGCTCGCTGGACCCGGAACAGGCGCCCGACGCCACCTCGCGGCAGGAGCTGGAAAAGCTCAACCTGGCCCTGGAGATGGGCAACAACACCATGCTGTATGTCGACGACATCCAGCACACCCATCCCGAGTTCCTGCAGAAGTTCATCTCCCTGTGCGATGGCACCCGCCGCATCGAAGGCGTGTGGCGTGGCCGCACGCGCACGTACGACATGCGTGGCAAGAAGTTCTGCGTGGTGATGGCCGGCAACCCGTATACCGAGTCCGGCGAGGTGTTCAAGATTCCGGACATGCTGGCCAACCGTGCCGACATCTACAACCTCGGCGATGTGCTGGGGGGCATGGAAGCTGCGTTCACGCTCAGCTACATCGAGAACAGCCTGACGTCCAACCCGGTACTGGCACCGCTGGCCACCCGTGACATGGCCGATCTGTACCTGCTGGTCGACCGGGCGATGGGCAAGGACGTGTCCACCAACGGGCTCAGTCACGCCTACAGCGGTGCGGAGATCAACGAGATCACCGCCACCCTGCAGCGCATGCTGCGCGTGCGCGATGTGGTCTACCGGGTCAACCAGCAGTACATCGCCAGCGCCGCACAGGATGATCGTTACCGCACCGAGCCGCCGTTCCGCCTGCAGGGCAGCTACCGCAACATGAACAAGCTGGCCGAGAAAATCTCGCCGGTGATGAACGAGGACGAGCTGCAGCAGCTGATCTCCGACCACTACCTGGGCGAGGCGCAGCTGCTGACCACCGGGGCCGAGGAGAACCTGCTGAAGCTGGGCGAGCTGCGCGGTGTGCTGGACGACGCGCAGGCGCAGCGCTGGGCGCAGATCAAGCGAGATTTCCTGCGCAACAAGGCCATGGGTGCCGACGACAGCGATGTCGGTGGGCGTGTGGTCGCACAGCTGGCCGACATCGCCACGGCCCTGCAGCTGCCGCCGCCGCCCGCGCCGGTTTCCGCGGCGGAGCCGGCACCCTGGCCCGCGTTGCTTGAAGCCCTGCAGCGCCTGGCCGAGGTGCGCCCGGCGGCGGCCGCACCGGTCCCGGTCGCCGAGCCGGTGGCGATCGCTGCGCCCAGTGCAGCGGCCACGCCGCTGGCCGACGATCTGCAGGCCGGGCTGGCGCCGTTGGTGCAGCTGCTGGCTGCCTCGCAGGCACAACAGGCGCAGGTGTCGCAGACCCTGGCCGCGTTCGCCGGGTGGGCGCGGCAGCAGGTTGAAGGTGCGGCTGGCAACAGTGCCACCGCAGTGCGTCGTCCGCGCGTGCGCCGGGCCAGCACGCCGGAGGAGCGCGCGCTGGATGAAGCGCTGATGCGCCATTTCTACGGCGAGTCGCTGCCGGCGGATGCCGCCGACGGTGGGTCGGCTGACAGCACACCGATGCCGCCGCCGTTGCCATGA